The proteins below come from a single Edaphobacter acidisoli genomic window:
- the tpiA gene encoding triose-phosphate isomerase, with product MRKKLFAANWKMFKTPAEATAFTEAFFPLVAGHKSAEIVLCPSMTSLGTVIAAAKGTHVHVGAQTMDYHDNGAYTGETSPVMLKAIAATHVILGHSERRQYFNETDTTVNLKLKAALAHGLVPIVCVGEHREERESGKTNEVLELQIRIALEGIDRAAAKPLVIAYEPVWAIGTGLTATPEMAADAHKFIRAEVAKALGSELAASTRILYGGSVKPDNAAALCALEDIDGALVGGASLDPKSFNDIIQNGCA from the coding sequence ATGCGCAAAAAACTATTCGCCGCTAACTGGAAGATGTTCAAGACCCCTGCGGAGGCAACGGCCTTTACCGAAGCCTTCTTCCCTCTCGTCGCCGGTCACAAGAGCGCCGAGATCGTCCTCTGCCCCTCGATGACCTCGCTCGGCACCGTCATCGCCGCCGCGAAGGGCACACACGTCCACGTCGGAGCCCAGACCATGGACTACCACGACAACGGCGCCTACACCGGCGAGACTTCGCCCGTGATGCTCAAAGCCATCGCAGCCACGCACGTCATCCTCGGCCACTCCGAGCGCCGCCAGTATTTCAACGAGACCGACACCACCGTCAACCTGAAGCTCAAGGCAGCCCTCGCCCACGGCCTCGTCCCCATCGTCTGCGTCGGCGAGCACCGCGAAGAGCGCGAGTCGGGCAAGACCAACGAAGTCCTCGAACTCCAGATCAGAATCGCGCTCGAAGGCATCGACCGCGCAGCCGCAAAGCCGCTCGTCATCGCGTATGAGCCCGTCTGGGCCATCGGCACCGGCCTCACCGCCACGCCCGAGATGGCAGCCGACGCGCACAAGTTCATCCGCGCCGAAGTCGCCAAGGCCCTCGGCTCCGAACTCGCCGCCAGCACCCGCATCCTCTACGGCGGCTCCGTCAAGCCCGACAACGCCGCAGCCTTGTGCGCGCTCGAAGACATCGACGGCGCACTCGTCGGCGGAGCCAGCCTCGATCCCAAATCCTTCAACGACATCATCCAAAACGGCTGCGCCTAG
- a CDS encoding VWA domain-containing protein has product MRTIFSRLLLAAASFAILCPALHAQNFPTIHVDTRLIDTTFSVRDTNGQLVHGLTQNDFTITEDGVPQTIRFFFRDTDLPLSIGLVIDSSGSQDKFVKAHEKDIEAFLHQILEPNDQAFAICFGNYLRMVSDSTSSPEKITSGIHRFNKGERNFPQIGPKEDRDLGTALYDAVFYSVTEKFSNIHQRRKVIVVFSDGEENSSEHDLLDAIEAAQNNDVLIYAIRYTELTHGQMNARDRYGVRALNHLTEQTGGHAFDAQSNLSQAFAQIADDLRSLYEIAYQSTNHERDGTYRKVVIHTTQPGLIVRARTGYYAR; this is encoded by the coding sequence GTGCGCACAATCTTCTCGCGCCTGCTTCTAGCAGCCGCATCGTTCGCAATCCTCTGCCCCGCACTTCACGCGCAGAACTTCCCCACCATCCACGTCGACACCCGCCTCATCGACACCACCTTCAGCGTCCGCGACACCAACGGCCAACTCGTCCACGGCCTCACCCAAAACGACTTCACCATCACCGAAGACGGCGTCCCCCAGACCATCCGCTTCTTCTTCCGCGACACCGATCTCCCCCTGAGCATCGGCCTCGTCATCGACTCAAGCGGCAGCCAGGACAAGTTCGTCAAGGCCCACGAGAAAGACATCGAAGCCTTCCTCCATCAGATCCTCGAGCCCAACGACCAGGCCTTCGCCATCTGCTTCGGCAACTATCTCCGCATGGTCAGCGACTCCACCTCATCGCCCGAGAAGATCACCTCCGGCATCCACCGCTTCAACAAAGGCGAGCGCAACTTTCCACAAATCGGCCCGAAGGAAGACCGCGACCTCGGCACCGCGCTCTACGACGCCGTCTTCTACTCTGTAACCGAAAAGTTCAGCAACATCCACCAGCGGCGCAAAGTCATCGTCGTCTTCAGCGACGGCGAGGAGAACTCCAGCGAACACGACCTGCTCGACGCCATCGAAGCCGCGCAGAACAATGACGTGCTCATCTACGCCATCCGCTACACCGAACTCACTCACGGCCAGATGAACGCCCGTGACCGCTACGGCGTCCGCGCGCTCAACCACCTCACCGAACAAACCGGAGGCCACGCCTTCGATGCGCAGAGCAATCTCAGCCAGGCCTTCGCCCAGATAGCCGACGACTTGCGCTCACTCTACGAGATCGCCTATCAATCCACCAACCACGAGCGTGACGGCACCTACCGCAAGGTAGTCATCCACACGACGCAGCCCGGACTCATTGTCCGCGCCCGTACCGGCTACTATGCTCGATAA
- the lepB gene encoding signal peptidase I has translation MRSWVRDLVISVAVSAFIIVFLYQPVRVEGTSMLPQLRDQDRLFINKMAYEVGNIHRGDVVVFLYPEDHSKSYIKRVIALPGDDLRIDHGQVYVNGKKLAEKYVPLRFEDDRSLPEEVIPPHEYFVMGDHRSISSDSRDFGPVEQDLIYGKAAFVYWPMDQAGVVH, from the coding sequence ATGCGTTCTTGGGTGCGGGACCTGGTGATTTCCGTGGCGGTGTCGGCGTTCATCATTGTGTTTCTGTACCAGCCGGTGCGGGTGGAAGGCACGAGCATGCTGCCTCAGTTGAGGGACCAGGACAGGCTGTTTATTAACAAGATGGCGTATGAGGTGGGGAATATCCATCGCGGCGACGTGGTGGTGTTTTTGTATCCGGAGGACCACTCGAAGAGCTACATCAAGCGCGTGATTGCGTTGCCGGGTGATGATCTGCGGATCGATCATGGGCAGGTGTATGTCAACGGCAAGAAATTGGCGGAGAAGTATGTGCCGTTGCGGTTTGAAGACGATCGCTCGCTGCCTGAGGAAGTGATTCCTCCGCATGAGTATTTTGTGATGGGCGACCATCGCTCGATCTCGAGCGATAGCCGCGACTTTGGCCCGGTGGAACAGGACCTGATCTACGGCAAGGCTGCGTTTGTCTATTGGCCGATGGACCAGGCTGGGGTGGTGCATTAG